CGCTGGTGATCTCGAAGCTGCTCTTCCCGGAGGAGGCCGAGGCGGAGACGGCCGGCTCGGTGAAGGCGCAGGTGGCCCGCCCCTGGGTCAACCCGGTGGACGCGGCGGCGGCCGGCGCCATCGACGGAATGAAGCTCGCCCTCAACGTCGGCGCGATGCTGATCGCCTTCCTGGCCCTGCTCGCGCTGGTCAACGCGGTGCTCGGATGGGTCGGTGGGCTCGCCGGACTGCCGCAGCTCTCCCTCGACTGGATCTTCGCCCGCGCCCTCGCTCCGGTGGGATGGTTGCTCGGGATCTCCTGGGCCGAGTGCGGTCAGGTCGGCGTGCTGCTCGGCAAGAAGATCGCGCTCAACGAGTTCATCGCCTATCTGGACATGAAGACGCTGATCGACAACGCTGCGGCGATCGCTGCGGGCAGCCAGGCGGCGGGGAGCGTGCCGGTGCTTTCGCCGCGCGCCCTCGTGCTCTCGACGTACGCGCTTTGCGGCTTCGCCAACATCAGCTCGATTGCCATCCAGATCGGCGGCATCGGCGGACTCGCTCCCGAGCGCCAGCCCGAGCTCGCCAAGCTCGGCGTGCGGGCGCTGCTCGCCGGCACGCTGGTCAACGTGGTGAACGCCTGTATCGCCGGGATCCTGCTGTAGCGCGAGCGGCTCAGGCGCCGTAGAGAGCGAGGAAGGCGACGAGGCGGCGCAGGCCGTCGGCGGAGAAGTCGAGGAACCGCAGGCCGAGACCGTCGACCTTGTCGAGGCGCCGACTGGCATGGCGCACCACTTCGGCCTCGCCGCGGATCGGGTCGGAGCTTTCCGGCAGATCGAGCGCGAAGCGCACCGGCGTGCCGACCGGGTAGCGGCTGTCGGTGATCGCCAACATGCCGGTACGCGACAGGTCGCGTGTCTGGCAGAGGAGCTGCGGCGAGCCGGACTCGAGCCGGACGGTCAGACGGGCCATGACGCGCATGGCGAGGCGGATCCGGGCCCTGAGCAGGGCGAGGACCGCCTCCTGCAACTCGAACGGCTCGAGAGCTGTCGAGAGCACCTGGGACACTCCTCGGCCGAGAAGCTTTTCGGCGTCGCTCAACCTATCGGGTGGCGTGAAGAGCAGCAGATGCGCCGAGCAGCTCGGCGATGCCGGGTCGGCGAGCAACTCGGCGAGCCGCCCGAGGTCGTCGGCGGCGATCGCGAAGTCGGTCATCACGACCTGGAACGGAATCAGGCGGAGGATCGTCTCGGCGCTGCGCACCGAGGGGACGCGGCTGAGCTCGAACTCGGCGCGGCTGAGCGCTGGCTGAAGCTTCCCTTCAGTCGCCTCGTCGAGCGCGGCGGCCAGCACGTGCTTGCGGGGTCGCGATTCTTCGGGGGCCTCGACGGGTGGCGCGGATTCGTTCATGCGTCCATTCTAGTGACCGCGGGGGCTCCGGGCGACGGTCGAACGAGGGAGCGGAGCAGGCGTGCGGTCTGCGTTTCGACCATGCGGCCGCGCCACGCGGCCTGGAAGTCGGTGTTGTCGAGGGGCGTGGCGACCCGGCGTGCCCGTCGTGCGGCTTCGCCGACGGAAGCTTCGTCGAGCGTCTGGCCGAGGAGCGACTCGGCGGCGTCCCCTGCCCGGCGCGGCTCCGATGCGACGGCGCCGAGGAACAGGTTGGCGCGTTCGACGTGTCCACCGGCGTCGATCCAGAGCGCAGCGGCGATCGACAGGGTGGCGAAGTCGATCGAGCCCCGGCGACGCAGCTTGAACCAGCCGGCGCGGACTCGGGTGGCATCGCTCGATGCCGGCAGACGCACTTCGGTGAGCACCTCGTCCGGCCGCTTGGCGAGGTAGTCCATCCCGTCGTCGCGGTAGAGGTCGGCGAGCGGCAGCGTGCGTTCGCCGGCGGTCGAGACGAGGACGGCCTGCGCCTCGAGAGCGCAGAGCATCGGCGCGGCGTCGGAGGAGGCGACCGCCCAGCAACGGGGCGACGACGGTGCGACCCAGCAGACCGTGCCCTCGGCCTTCATGCAGTAGCCGATCGCCTGCCGCCATCCTTCGGACTGGTTGTAGTAGGTGCAGCGCGTGTCGAGGCAGAGATTGCCACCGAGCGTGCCCATGCGGCGCAGCACCGGCGACGAGATCGACGCGACGGCGTCGACCAGCGCCGGAAAGCGGGCCTGCAATGTCGGGTCTCGTTCGATCGCCGCGAGCGTCGTCGTCGCCCCGAGACGGACCTCGCCGCGAGAAGCGCGAACGCCGGCGAGCTCCGGGACCTGCATCAGCGACACCACCACGTCCGCCTTCTGGTGTCGTCGCTTGAGGTTCGGCCACAGATCCGTGCCGCCGGCGACCAGCCGGACGCTGCGTCCGTCTGCAGCCCCCTCGCCGGAGAGCACGGCCGCGGCGTCCGCGACGCTCGACGCGCGGTGGTAGTCGAATCGCGGGAGCCTCAGCATCGCACCCTCCGGGAGGCGTCGCGCGGAGCGCCGGGGCCGCGACGGCCGTCGGCCAAGGCGACGGGATCTCGGTCGACTCCGGGCCTCGCGGCCGGGTGTTGCCCCGCCCTGGAGCGAGGGTGGGGGAGCGGTACCGGATTCGTGCGGGTCGTCATCGCGTGGTCAGCCGCGCCGGGTCGTGGGTGCGCAACGCTTCGTCGCGTTCGGGCATCGTGCCGTGACCGGAGCGCAGCGTGCGCTCGAGCCGGAATCGCGCCTCGTCGATCGCTTTGCCGTCGCCGCCCTGCTGCGGTGTCGGCACGTGCAGGGTCTCGCCGAAGTCGACGGTCGGGAAGCGCTCCGGGCCGACGCGCGCCGATTTGCCCTGCCGCTTGAGATCGAGAGCCTTGAGGACGAGGTGCGGATGGAGCGGCGTCTGATCGACGCGCACTCCGACCGCATCGAAGAGGGCGTTGGCACAGGCCGGTGGAATCGGCAGCAGCGGTCCCTGGCCGACCTCCTTGGCCCCCCACGGACCGGCCGGGTCGGGCTCTTCGACGAGATAGGTCGTGACGGGCGGCATTTCGAGGAAGGTCGGGCTCTTGTACTCGAGCACGCTCGGGAACTTGTGCACCAGGGCGTTCGAGCGACCGCGCGGCAGCCGGCGGAAGGCCGACTCTTCCATCATCGCTTCGCCGAGGCCCATGTAGACGCCGCCCTCGACCTGGCCGAGGGCGAGCACCGGATTGAGCGCACGGCCGATGTCGTGCGCGATCCAGACGTGTGTCGGGCGCCAGATTCCGGTCTCCGGGTCGACTTCGACCTCGACCACCGCGGCGCTGAACGAGTAGGCGGGGGAGGGACCGACCCCGGCACCGCGGTAGCGGCCGGGCGAGCGCGGCGGCAGGTAGCTTCCGGTCGTTGCCAGGGTGCCGAAGCGCGCCTCGGCGCAGATCACCGCATCCTCCCAGGCGAGCGAGCGCGCCGGGTCGTTCGGGGAGGTCGCGTCGAAGACCCGACGGCCACGGAAGC
This genomic window from Holophagales bacterium contains:
- a CDS encoding PilZ domain-containing protein; this translates as MNESAPPVEAPEESRPRKHVLAAALDEATEGKLQPALSRAEFELSRVPSVRSAETILRLIPFQVVMTDFAIAADDLGRLAELLADPASPSCSAHLLLFTPPDRLSDAEKLLGRGVSQVLSTALEPFELQEAVLALLRARIRLAMRVMARLTVRLESGSPQLLCQTRDLSRTGMLAITDSRYPVGTPVRFALDLPESSDPIRGEAEVVRHASRRLDKVDGLGLRFLDFSADGLRRLVAFLALYGA
- a CDS encoding NupC/NupG family nucleoside CNT transporter, which translates into the protein MERAISALGLVVFLALAYLFSTNRRAIRWRTVAWGLGLQVAVALFIIKTPVGFELFSFVGNLVKKFLDFSDAGASFVFGEKFVDHFFAFKVLPTIIFVASVMTLLYYFGVLQKVVEGIAWVMMRTMGTSGAESLCGAANIFVGQTEAPLFIRPYVPRLTQSELYSVMVGGLATIAAGVMAVYISFGVPAVHLIAASVMAAPGALVISKLLFPEEAEAETAGSVKAQVARPWVNPVDAAAAGAIDGMKLALNVGAMLIAFLALLALVNAVLGWVGGLAGLPQLSLDWIFARALAPVGWLLGISWAECGQVGVLLGKKIALNEFIAYLDMKTLIDNAAAIAAGSQAAGSVPVLSPRALVLSTYALCGFANISSIAIQIGGIGGLAPERQPELAKLGVRALLAGTLVNVVNACIAGILL
- a CDS encoding FAD binding domain-containing protein, producing the protein MLRLPRFDYHRASSVADAAAVLSGEGAADGRSVRLVAGGTDLWPNLKRRHQKADVVVSLMQVPELAGVRASRGEVRLGATTTLAAIERDPTLQARFPALVDAVASISSPVLRRMGTLGGNLCLDTRCTYYNQSEGWRQAIGYCMKAEGTVCWVAPSSPRCWAVASSDAAPMLCALEAQAVLVSTAGERTLPLADLYRDDGMDYLAKRPDEVLTEVRLPASSDATRVRAGWFKLRRRGSIDFATLSIAAALWIDAGGHVERANLFLGAVASEPRRAGDAAESLLGQTLDEASVGEAARRARRVATPLDNTDFQAAWRGRMVETQTARLLRSLVRPSPGAPAVTRMDA